The Agrobacterium larrymoorei genome includes the window AGCCGAAGGGCGTCATTTTCTCCGGCGGCCCGGCATCGGTAACGGCAGAGGGAAGCCCGCGCGCGCCGCAGGCTGTGTTCGATGCAGGCATTCCGATCCTCGGCATCTGCTACGGCCAGCAGACACTCTGCACCCAGCTGGGTGGCACGGTAGAAGGCGGCCATGCCGCGGAATTCGGTCGCGCCGATATCGAGATCAGACAAGCAAGCCCACTCTTTGACGGCTTCTGGGAACTCGGCGGACGCTACCCCGTCTGGATGAGCCATGGCGACCGCGTCACGCAGCTGCCAGTCGGCTTCGAAGTGGCCGCAACCTCCGAGAACGCGCCTTTCGCCATCGCCGTCAATGAAGAGCGCCGATACTATACGACGATGTTCCACCCGGAAGTGGTGCATACGCCGGATGGTGCAAAGCTGCTTTCCAACTTCGTGCACAAGATCGTTGGCCTCAAGTCCGACTGGACGATGGCCGCCTATCGCGCCGAGATGATCCGCAAGATTCGTGAGCAGGTTGGTGATGGTCGCGTGCTTTGCGCCCTTTCCGGCGGCGTCGATTCTTCCGTAGCGGCTATCCTCATTCACGAAGCTATCGGCGATCAACTGACCTGCGTTTACGTCGATCACGGCCTGATGCGTCTTGCCGAGAGCGAGCAGGTCGTCGGCATGTTCCGCGATCACTACAATATCCCGCTCGTTCACGTCGATGCATCCGACCTTTTCTTGACGGAACTGGCTGGCGTTTCCGATCCTGAAGTCAAGCGCAAGACCATCGGACGCCTGTTCATCGAAACCTTCGAGGCCGAAGCTGCGAAGATCGCGGCTGACGGCAAGGGCGCACCGGCGTTTCTGGCGCAGGGCACGCTCTACCCCGACGTCATCGAAAGCGTCTCTTTCTCGGGCGGCCCGTCCGTCACGATCAAGAGCCACCACAATGTCGGTGGCCTGCCTGAGCGCATGAACATGAAGCTGGTCGAGCCGCTTCGTGAACTGTTCAAGGACGAAGTCCGCGCGCTTGGCCGTGAACTCGGCCTGCCGGAAAGCTTCATTGGGCGCCACCCCTTCCCAGGCCCGGGCCTCGCCATCCGCTGCCCCGGCGTCGTGACACGCGAAAAGCTGGACATTCTGCGCAAAGCCGACGCGATCTACCTCGACGAAATCCGCAAGGCCGGTCTCTACGACACGATCTGGCAGGCTTTCGCTGTGCTGCTCCCGGTCCAGACCGTCGGCGTCATGGGCGATTACCGCACCTACGACTTCGTCTGCGCCCTTCGCGCCGTAACCTCCGTGGACGGCATGACGGCGGACTTCTACCCCTACGACATGAACTTCCTCGGTCGCGCAGCCACGCGCATCATCAACGAGGTCAAGGGCATCAACCGCGTGGTCTACGACGTAACGTCCAAGCCACCGGGTACGATTGAGTGGGAATAAGGTTGAAGTGACTGCTTCTGTTAAAGCCGGGTGTCGCGAAAAAGCGGGATCCGGCTTTTTTATTGAAAATCACAGGGAATGATCGTATCTTACATTCGTCTTACTTTGAGGTGATGGTATGTCTCAACCTGAGAAGCTAACAACAACCGTCTCCACCAAAGGGCAGGTCATTCTTCCCAAGGCAATACGCCAGCACCGGGACTGGGGCGCGGGGACGCGTTTGACGGTTGAAGAAACGGCAGAAGGCGTTCTTCTGAAACGCATGCCCACATTTGCGCCAACACGATCAGCCGATGTGTTTGGGATGTTGCCCAACGACGGCGCACCGAAAACGCTTGAGGATATGGACAGCGCAATTCTAGCCGAGGCGCGCCGAAGCCATGATCGCGATTGATACCAATATCATCGTCCGTTACCTGACCGCAGATCATCCTGAACAATCGCCGCGAGCGCGTGTGATTGTAGATGGCCAAGCTGTGTTCGTGGCCGTCACTGTTGCATTGGAAACTGAATGGGTGTTGCGCAGCGCCTATGGCTACAGCAGAGTCGTTGCTGCAAATGCCATTCGTGCATTTTTGGGGCTGCCGACCGTCACCATCGAAGACGCCGATCTGGTCGCAACGTCACTGGATTTGGCCGAAGATGGTTTGGACTTTGGCGATGCATTGCATCTGGTACGAACAATGCAGTGCGATGGTTTCGTCACTTTTGATCGTAAATTTGTAAAAGCCGCTCAAACTGCCGGCTATGATTTGATATCGGAAGCCTGATAATATCCGCGTCTCGCAGAGATGCGTCGTCTTTATACCAATCAAGGCGAGGCTGGAATACCTCGCCAGCATATGGAAACGTCTTAGAGCTGAACCTTGTCGAAGGCCTGACGGTCGATGCCAAGCGCGTCGAGGTCAGAAGCAGCAGGCTTGCGGTGCGCACGAACTGCTGCGGAAACAGCAACGGCAGCGCCGAAAACAGCAAGGGTTTCACCGAAAAACTTACGCGATGTCTTTGCAACCGAACGCATTTCTTTCTCCTTTTGGGTTGCCCTGAATATGGTCAAAACCACCCCGCGCTACAACTCATGATATAGCGTGGGAGCCATGCAGCTTAGCTCGAACTCGTTTGGATGCCAGCTACGCTAAAATTGCATAGGTGGCTAAGGTTTGACTGCGCCGAGGATTTTGCTAATTCAGAATGAGCAAGGGAGAATCTGCCATGGCGACGACGATTTACGGTATCAAGAACTGCGATACGATGAAGAAGGCGCGCACGTGGCTTGAGACTAATGGCATCGAGAACAGCTTTCACGACTACAAGGCTAGCGGCATCGACCGTCAGCATCTTGAAGCATGGTGCGATGCCGCCGGATGGGAAACCGTTCTGAACCGGGCTGGCACCACTTTCAAGAAGCTGGACGACGCGCAGAAGAATGATCTCAACCGCGAAAAGGCCATCGAACTGATGATGGAACAGCCCTCCATGATCAAGCGACCTGTACTGGAGGCCGACGGCAAGATTACTGTCGGCTTCAAGCCCGACACCTATGCAGCGCTGTTCAACCGATAAATGCCATGTCGAAAACCACGCGCGCGACGCAGATGCTGACCAAGGCTGGCGTGTCTTTCACGACCGTTACCTATGATTACGATCCCAATGCCGACCGCATCGGGCTTCAAGCCGCAGAAGCCATCGGAGAGCCGCCGCATATCGTTTTGAAAACGCTGATGGCGGAGGTGGATGGCAAGGCGGTCTGCGTGGTCGTGCCTTCCGACCGTGAGGTCAGCATGAAAAAACTGGCCGCTACTTTCGGCGGCAAGTCTGCCAATATGATGAAGCCTGCGGATGCCGAACGGGCCACGGGATATCATGTCGGTGGTATCAGCCCCTTCGGACAGAAGAAGCTTGTGCCGACTGCAATCGAGGTGCAGGCCATGGACCACGACTATGTTTACATGAATGGCGGGCAGCGCGGTTTGCAGATTCGCGTTTCGCCGAAAGATGCGCTTGCCGTTCTCAACGCAAAGGCCGCCGCTCTCATCGCTGATTGAGAGGGCGGATTGAGAAGACCGCATCAACACGGTTGGCTTTCTCGCCGTATGGTCTATTGTCCTCACCTCTTCAAGCAGACATGTGAAGGCAGATCATGAGCGTTTCCCCTATCGATCCCGTCAAACTCGAAAAGCTGGCCGAAGTCGCCGTCAAGGTCGGGCTTCAGCTCCAGAAGGATCAGGATCTGGTCATCACGGCGCCGCTCGCGGCCTTGCCGCTGGTGCGCCTTTTGACCAAGCACGCCTATTTAGCTGGCAGCGGTCTCGTCACCACCTTCTATTCCGACGAGGAAACCACGCTTGCCCGCTACACCCACGCGAGCGATGCGAATTTCGACAAGGCATCCGGTTGGCTCTATGAGGGTATGGCGAAGGCCTATGCCAATGGCGCAGCGCGTCTGGCCATTTCCGGCGACAACCCGATGCTGCTTTCCGAGCAGAACCCGGCAAAGGTGGCGCGCGCCAACAAGGCCAACTCCACCGCTTACAAGCCAGCGCTGGAGAAGATTTCCAACTTCGACATCAACTGGAACATCATTTCCTATCCCAACCCGTCCTGGGCGAAGCAGGTCTTCCCGGGCGTGAGTGAGGATGAGGCGGTGCGCAAGCTGGCAGATGCGATTTTCGCGGCATCCCGCGTGGATGTTGCCGATCCGGTGGCTGCATGGGCCGAGCATAATGCCAACCTCGCCAAGCGCTCCAAGTGGCTGAATGGCGAACGCTTCTCAGCCCTGCACTTCACAGGCCCCGGCACCGATGTCACCATCGGCCTTGCGGATGGCCACGAATGGCACGGCGGCGCATCGATGGCGAAGAACGGCGTTACTTGCAACCCCAACATTCCGACCGAAGAAGTGTTCACCACGCCGCATGCACTGCGGGTCGATGGTTACGTTTCCAGCACCAAGCCGCTGTCGCATCAGGGCACGCTGATCGATGATATTAGAGTGACGTTCGAGGGCGGTCGCATCGTGGAGGCCAAGGCCTCCAAGGGAGAATCCGTGCTGAATAAGGTGCTCGATACCGATGAGGGCGCGCGTCGTCTGGGTGAAGTTGCGCTGGTGCCGCATTCCTCGCCAATTTCGGCAAGCGGTATTCTGTTCTACAACACGCTGTTCGATGAAAACGCATCTTGCCACATCGCGCTTGGCCAGTGCTACTCCAAGTGCTTCATCGACGGCGCGTCGCTCAGTCAGGATCAGATCAAGGCGCAGGGCGGCAATTCCAGCCTGATCCACATCGACTGGATGATCGGCTCCGACAAGGTCGATATCGACGGCGTCACAGCCGATGGCGCCAAGGTGCCGGTTATGCGCAAGGGCGAGTGGGCCTAAACGCCTGACAGGCTACCAAGCATTATTGTGCAGTAGTAGCCTGCCTCAAGTCTCAGAGTAGTGGGCACGTGGCCGGATCATGTGCCCACTTTCCACCTGTTCCAACGCATGGGCTAACCAGCCCACCGTGCGCGCCAGTGCAAAAATGACCAATGGCGCGTCATCCGGCAGATCAAATGTGGCTGCTAAGGCTGCTAAGGCAAAATCGATATTCGGTGGCTCGCCCAGCAAATCCTCGCCTTCGATTGCCAGCGAAGCGTAGATAGCTGGCATTTCAAAACTGCTCAGAATGACTTTAGCGCGTGGATCGCCGCGCGGATAAAGCGGGTGGCCAAATGCGCGCAAGGCACCTTTGAACGGCATTGAACGCTGCACCGCCTCGCGTGCACCGACCAAACTCGCCTGTCGAACAAGGTCCATAACGCTGAGCCATGCTCCGCCGTGCCGCGGGCCGGTAAGCGTGACGAGCCCGGAAAGTGTCGCCGCAGACAGTGATGCCCCCGAAGATGCCGTAACACGGGCGGCGAAGGCCGAGACGTTGAGTTCATGCTCGGCGGCCAGAACCAGAGACTTGCGAATGGGTTCTGCGGCTTCAGGGCGCCTCCAACCCGTAGCAAGCCGCTGGTGCATTGGCATCTGATCGGGCGATGGCGCTAGGCCCGCAGCGACGGTGGACAACACATCGGCGGCCTCTGCTCTTAACGCTTCCGGCGTTCGATCAATCGATGGAGGATCTTCCGTGACCCGATCCGCAAGGCTTCTCATTGCAACGGCCAAACGGGAAAGATGCTGCAACTCGGCCTTACCCGCACTGAAATCCGCGTTCGGCGCTTGCCAGAGTAATTTCGCTATGTCTTCCAAGGTCGCGCTGGCGGAGAGATCGGACGATTCGAGGCCCCGATAAAACAACCTGCCTTGAGCTATTTTGGAAATAGAGGTGGACAGTATCGGATCGCCCCAGCGGATGGCCTGCGCTGCAACGACATCCGCCTGTCTACGGCCTGAATGACGTTCCGCAAGCCGCAATACGTCATCGCTGTGATAACGGCTTCGGCGTGGATCGGCTGGATCGGGCTTGGCGCGGATACGCCCGCGGCTGACATTGGCGTAAAGGGTCTGCGGCTTCGTACCAAGCTTGGCGAGAGCCTCTTCAGCGGTCATCCAAAAGACGTTCATGTTGATCGATTTCATCAAGATTGACGCTACTAAAAGTAAATCTGATGATCATCGGCGTAAAGGAGAAAGCCAATGAAAAATGGACTTGACGACGTCGTTGCTGCCGAAACGCTACTCTCTGATGTCAATGGCGAGGCCGGGCGTCTCGTCATTCGTGGAGTCTCGCTGGACCGTCTTGTGGAATATGCAAGCTATGAAGATGCCATTGCGCTTTTGCTGGATGGATTGATTGAGGGCATGCCGGAAAAGACCGCACTCCGCAGCGAGCTTGGAAAAATGCGGCTGGAAGTATTCGACCACGTTCGCGCAATCGATGACGGCATGTTGAAACTGCCGCCTGTCGATGTCATGCGCGCGATGATGGCGCGCCTGCCAGATGGCGACGATTTCGAAACCGCGTTGCGTCTGCTTGCCGCGCCCGCAGTTTTTCTGCCAGCAATCCTGCGATTGCAGAACGGCCAAGCGCCGATTTCGCCAAATCCATCGCTCTCCCATTGCGAGGATATTTTGACGATGCTCGGAATTGCCCACCCCAGCAAGGAGCAGATTGCCGCGCTCGATACTTATCTTGTGACGATTTCAGATCACGGTCTCAATGCCTCGACGTTCGCATCACGCGTCGTCGCATCCACGAAGGCGGGGCTTACATCCTCCGTTCTGGCGGCTTTAGGCGCACTCAAAGGGCCGCTTCACGGCGGAGCGCCGGGTCCCGTGCTCGATATGCTGGACGATATAGGAACGCCGGAAAATGCCGAGCATTGGCTGACCCAGGCTTTGGACCGGGGAGAACGCCTGATGGGTTTTGGCCACCGCATCTATCGTGTCCGGGATCCACGCGCCGACGCTTTGAAGGGTGCGCTGCGGCCACTCATTCAAGCCGGTCAGGTGGACCGGAAGCTGGTCGAGCTTGCGGAGGCCGTAGAGAAAACGGCTCTGGGCATATTGAAAGAGCGCAAGCCCGATCGCTCGCTTGATATCAATGTGGAATTCTATACGGCGCTTTTGCTAAACGCGCTGCAATTTCCAAGAGAGGCGTTCACTGGCGTTTTCGCCATTGGCCGCACACTCGGATGGATCGCCCACGCCCGCGAACAATCCCTGAACGGAAGGCTCATTCGCCCGCGCTCGATCTATATCGGGCCGCTTCCGGAAGCGGCCTGACAGGGCGTGGCATCACGGCTTCGTCGTTGCTCCATCAGGCAGAGGCGACGCCACCCGTGATTTCGGCATCTGGCTCTTCTGGCTGAGCCAGACGCTGAACAGCACCATGACGAAACCTGCGAGTTGGAATGGCGTGAGGCTTTGGTCGAGTGCCAGCCAGCCCAGAAGCGTTGCCACCACGGGGCTGAGAAAGCCGAGAGGGGCGACGGCGGAGGGTTCCAGTCTTGATAGGCCGCGGAGCCAGAGGACGTAGGTCAGCGCCGCGCCGATAATGCCGAGATAGGCGAGACCCGCGATGTTGGCGAAGCTGAGCGCAGGCAATGGTGGCTCAAGGAAGAGTGCGACCGGTATCAGGAGAATTCCGCCAGCGGCCAGTTGCCATGCCGTGAAGGTGAGGTTGGAAACAGGCGGGCGCCAACGGCGCGTCAGCACCATGCCGAAGGACATGGAAACGGCTCCCGCCAGACCGGCAAGAACGCCAATCCCATCCAGCGCAGCTGTGGGCGTGAGCACCAGCAGTGCAACGCCACCGATGCCGACCAGACCGGCGGCGACTGTCGCGGGCTTGACTGGCGTTTCGAGAATGATGCGCGAAAGTGCGATGACGATGAGCGGCTGAACCGCGCCTACAGTGGCCGCAACCCCACCCGGCAGCCTGTATGCCGAAACGAACAGCATGGACCAGAAGAACGCAAAATTCAGTGCGCCCAGCACGAAGACGCGTGCCCACCAAATACCTTCTGGCAGCTTTCTCACAAGGAGCAACAAGATTATGCCCGCCGGAAGGGCACGTAGCAGCGCGACCGTCAGCGGATAACCCTGCGGTAGAAATGACGTGGTCACGACATAGGTGCTGCCCCATATGGCGGGCGCGATAGCGGTGGTGAGCACGAGCAGATAATAATCGATATTTTTCTTCATCTCAAGAATCTCTACTTCAAGATAAAATGAAAGTAGCGCTAATTATCTTGACGTCAAGATACTCTCCGTTATCCTGACGTTATGAGCGACCAACATCATGATCACATTGATAGAATTCTGGCCCAGTGGCACCGGGAAAGGCCGGATCTTGACGTCGAGCCGATGGGGCTCATGGGGCGCGTGAAGCGTCTGAGCGTGCATTTGCTGCGCGAGGTCGAGACGGTGCTGCTGGAGCATGGCCTTTCATCATCGGCGTTCGATGTGCTGGCGACATTGCGCCGCTCTGGTGCGCCATACCGTCTCTCTCCGGGCGAGTTGCTGACCATGACGATGGTGAGTTCCGGCACGATGACCAATCGCATCGACCAGCTGGAGAAAGCTGGACTGGTCGAGCGCCTGCACAACCCGGAAGACAGACGCAGCGTATTGATCTGTCTGACGCAAAAGGGTCTGGGCATCGTTGAAGCTGCCGTGACGGCGCATGTGGAGAACCAGCACAGGCTCGTAAGCCCGCTGACGGACAAGGAGCAGAAGACGCTGAACGCTCTCTTGAAACGCTACCTTTCGCACTTTGAGTAACGGGCAGGTGGGATTAACTGGCAGGTCGCTTGAACGGCGCTGCAAGCGCAACCGACTTATGAAATGGGAGGAAGACCATGAAAATTACCGGCATCGAAACGGTGCGAGTGGAGGAACGCGCCAATCTTTTATGGGTTCTGGTTCACACGGATGAAGGCATCACAGGTCTTGGTGAAACCTTTTACGGCGCTCAGACGGTGGAAGCCTATGTGCATGAATATATTGCGCCGCGCGTCATCGGACGTGATCCGCTGCAGATCGACCTTCTTGCGCAGGATCTCGTCGGCTATCTCGGTTTTCGCTCCTCTGGTGCAGAAGTGCGCGGCAACTCCGCCTTCGATATTGCCCTCTGGGATATCTTCGGCAAGGCGACAAACCAGCCGATTGCACAATTGCTGGGTGGCTTTAGCCGCCGGGAAATCCGCACTTACAACACCTGCGCAGGCACCGAATATATCAAGAAGGCAACTGGCCAGCAGACCGCCAATTACGGCCTGACGGGTGGCACCGCCTATGATGACCTGAACGGCTTTTTGCACCGGGCCGACGAGCTGGCACATTCTCTGCTGGAAGACGGCATAACCGCCATGAAAATCTGGCCATTCGATGCAGCCGCAGAGAAAACAAGGGGTCAGTATATATCCATGCCTGACCTCAAAACGGCGCTGGAGCCTTTCGAGAAAATCCGCAAGGCGGTGGGTGATCGTATGGATATCATGGTGGAGTTTCACTCCATGTGGCAGCTTCTGCCTGCCATGCAGATTGCCAAGGCGCTGACGCCTTACAATACTTTCTGGCACGAGGACCCGATCAAGATGGACAGCCTGTCCAGCCTTGCACGCTATGCCGCCGTTTCGCCAGCGCCTATTTCCGCTTCCGAGACGCTCGGTTCACGCTGGGCGTTTCGCGATCTTCTGGAAACGGGAGCGGCAGGCGTCGTGATGCTGGATATCAGCTGGTGCGGCGGGCTTTCTGAAGCGCGCAAGATTGCGGCCATGGCGGAAGCCTGGCATCTGCCGGTCGCTCCGCATGATTGCACCGGCCCGGTCGTGCTGTGTGCCTCGACACATCTTTCGTTGAACGCGCCAAATGCACTTGTGCAGGAAAGCGTGCGTGCTTTTTACAAGACCTGGTATCGGGATATGGTGACCGCATTGCCGGAGGTGAAGAACGGCATGATCACGGTGCCGCCGGGGCCTGGCCTTGGCATGGAGCTTCACCCGGATATAGAGAAGATGTTTACAGTCATCCGGAGAACGTCCGACTTGACGTCGATCTGACAAATCAGAAGAGGTTGCCTTGATCCCCCGGTTCCGCCGATGGGGTCTTGGCGACTTTTCGCTTGGCCGGAACCGAAGCCTCTGGCGCAGAAGCGTCCTCGCCTCCGGCAACCGCTGAAACGCGACCATCCGCAAATTCCAGCGAGATGTTTGCGCCGCTGGCAACCGCTGCCGCCCGCGTCAAAGGACGATTATCCTCGTCACGAATGACGGCATAACCGCGCTTGAGCACATTCTTGTAGGAAAGCGATTGCAGAATCCGCTCATGCGCAGCAAGGCCGGAACGGTTCTGCGCCATGCGGTGAAGAACGGCGGTATCCGCCCGCCGAACCGAACCCGCAAGACGCTCCTTCTGCCGCTCCAACTGCCCAAGCAGACGGGCAGGAAGTGCACGTAAGGAAGAATCCGAGGATGAAATGCGAGATTGCGCTTGTAATAAACGTCTTTCGACCAGCGCTTCCGCGCGCTGCATCCGCTCATTGATCCGCTGGCGCTGCTGGCGCAGGCCGTGGCCGAGCACATCCGGGCGCAAGCCGGATGCGGCACGCTCGAAACTGCGACGCTTGTTCATGGTGTTGAGTTCAAGCCCTCTTCCAAGGCCGCCGGACGCTTCATCGAAACGCCGCCGTGGCAGGGCCAGAAGCTGATCCAGCGACGGAAGAGCACGAACCAGTGCGCGCAGCCCTTGCCGCCGGTTGTCCATCTGTCGCGAGGTCGAACCGGAAAGCCGTGCGGCGAGGCCGGAGATCTGCGCCTCCAGATCGGCGCGAACCGGAACGGCCATTTCGGCAGCACCCGTTGGCGTCGGCGCGCGCACATCCGCAGCGTAGTCGATCAGCGTCGTATCGGTCTCGTGTCCGACAGCGGAAATCAACGGAATCTCGCTTTCCGCAGCCGCCCTCACAACGATCTCGTCGTTGAAGCTCCACAGATCTTCAAGGCTGCCACCGCCACGGGCAACAATCAGCACGTCGGGTCTTGGAATCTGGCCACCTTGCGGCAGGGCATTGAAGCCGCGAATGGCATTCGCCACTTCCTCACCGGACCCCTCCCCCTGCACCTTGACGGGCCAAACGAGGACATGGACCGGAAAGCGATCTGAAATTCGATGCAGAATATCCCGTATGACTGCGCCGGTCGGAGAGGTAACGACACCGATCACATGCGGCAAATATGGCAGGCGGCGCTTGCGACCCTGATCGAACAGACCTTCGGCAGCAAGCTTGCGACGCCGCTCTTCGAGAAGCGCCATCAAAGCACCTGCACCGGCAGGCTCAAGGCTTTCGATCACGATCTGGTACTTGGACGAACCGGGGAAAGTGGTGATCTTGCCGGTCGCAATCACCTCCATGCCTTCCTCTGGCCGAAACTTCAGCCGCGAGAACGTGCCTTTCCAGATGACCGAATCGATTCGGGCGCGATCATCCTTCAGGGAAAAATAGGCGTGGCCGGAAGAATGCGGGCCACGATAGCCGGAAATTTCACCGCGCACCCTCACCTGATCGAATGCGGTTTCCACGGTCCGCTTGATCGAGCCGGAAAGCTCCGAAACCGAGAATTCGGTGAGGTTACTGAGGGAAGACTGGCTGAAAATATCGCTCATGCCCGTTTCTAACCCATGCTCTACGATTCGCAAACCATCCCGCTTATAGGCTCGATTGGCTGAAGATAAAATTTAACAATTTTGCAACAATGTGGTAGTGTGGGAGTTGGAAGTGCATGACTTGGAGGAGAGTGCAGGGTCTTGAGGAGAAGGTGCCATTACCTCAGGCCCCAGAGGAGGAGCGGCATCATGGTATTTATTATTGGATTATGTCTTGGTTTAGGCGCGGCTGCTTTACGCTCATTTGCGGCAATAGGTGCAGTTGGCGTGCTGATGGTGGTTGCGTTTTTAATTGCCGCACTCGTTTCGCCCTTGGGCGTATCGCTTGTGGCTCTGGCAACCGCGATTGTCGCCTATAACTTCGCGTTGGCGAGCGTCATCATAGGTGCTTTGATTTATAGGAAACAGCTTACGGCTTAACCGCTGACAGGGATATTGCTTTGAATTATGCTCGACTCCACCCTGTGAGGGCTGGAGTCGAGCTTTCTTGAAAACCGTATCATTCCTTCTGTTTTACGCAGCGTGCGCGGTAGTCGATGCTGGTCTGACGTGGCTATTTCTGTGGAGCGGCGAGACTTCCGTTCTGTTGGCTCGCGCCTTCGGTGCCGCCAGTGCCATCATGTGCTTTGTTTTTTTTCAGCGTCGTTTTCTTAAAAAACGGCCTGTCGGCCCGCTGCTTGCTGGCAGCATTGGCACAGTCTCGACTATCGTCAGCTATGGGCTCTTTGCCCTGCTGCTTTCCCGCAACCCGCTGCTTCAGTGGTACGTGCCATTTCTGGCCGCAACCTTGGCCGCACTCATTCTGTGCGGCCTTGGATATTGGCGGGCAAGCAAGATCAGCGCGATAAAGGGTTAACCGTTTCCCAGCCATCTTTCTCTGCCGCGCGATAAATTGCGTCGATGAAGCGCTGGCTGTTTTTGGAGCTTTCGAGCGAAACGACGTCCGCACCTCCACCTTGCGCAGCAGAAGCGAAAGCCTCGATCTCGCGGCGATATTGGCGGCTATCCTGAAAACGGAATATTTGTGACTGCCCATGGTTCTGGTTGGTCACCTCTATTTCTTCGGCACCCCACCGGTCGGCATTGAAGGGCGACTTCACTTCGATGTAGCCTTCGGTGCCGTGGAATACCATGACCTGTCGGGCGGCAAGCTGCGTGGAGATGTAGAAGCTCAGTTCGAAATCTCCGAAATCTGCCTTGATGCTGGCATAGATATCCGTGCCGAACGTCGGGTCACGCTCTACAACGGCCTGAACGCGCTGCGGCTCTATCCCCGTCGCAAAACGAGTTGTGATGGTGGGATAAACGCCGATATCCGGCAGCGCACCACCGCCAAGTTCAGGGATGTTGCGCATATTTGCGGGGTCGCGATTGAAGTAGCTGAAAGCGCCCTGCACATGCTTCAATTTTCCGATTGCACCGGCGCTGAGAAGCTCACGGACTTTCAGCCAGACCGGCGAGTAGGTCACCATATACGCTTCGGAGATGAGGACCTTATTGCGATCCCGCGCCGCGATGAGGCCGTCTATATCCTGCGCCTTCAGCGCAATCGGTTTTTCGCACAAAACATGTTTGCCTGCATCGGCAGCCTTGATGCTCCATTCCACGTGCTGCGCGGTGGGCAAGGGAATGTAGACCGCGTCGATCACATCCGATTCCAGCATTTCCTGATAGGACCCGAAAACATGCGGAATGGAGAACCTGTCGGCTATCGGCTGCGCCTTTACGGGATCGCGGCTGGCAATCGCGCTGACCACGGCATTTTCCGCATCCAGAATGGCTGGAATGACCAATTC containing:
- a CDS encoding citrate synthase/methylcitrate synthase — protein: MKNGLDDVVAAETLLSDVNGEAGRLVIRGVSLDRLVEYASYEDAIALLLDGLIEGMPEKTALRSELGKMRLEVFDHVRAIDDGMLKLPPVDVMRAMMARLPDGDDFETALRLLAAPAVFLPAILRLQNGQAPISPNPSLSHCEDILTMLGIAHPSKEQIAALDTYLVTISDHGLNASTFASRVVASTKAGLTSSVLAALGALKGPLHGGAPGPVLDMLDDIGTPENAEHWLTQALDRGERLMGFGHRIYRVRDPRADALKGALRPLIQAGQVDRKLVELAEAVEKTALGILKERKPDRSLDINVEFYTALLLNALQFPREAFTGVFAIGRTLGWIAHAREQSLNGRLIRPRSIYIGPLPEAA
- a CDS encoding type II toxin-antitoxin system VapC family toxin: MIAIDTNIIVRYLTADHPEQSPRARVIVDGQAVFVAVTVALETEWVLRSAYGYSRVVAANAIRAFLGLPTVTIEDADLVATSLDLAEDGLDFGDALHLVRTMQCDGFVTFDRKFVKAAQTAGYDLISEA
- a CDS encoding aminopeptidase; the encoded protein is MSVSPIDPVKLEKLAEVAVKVGLQLQKDQDLVITAPLAALPLVRLLTKHAYLAGSGLVTTFYSDEETTLARYTHASDANFDKASGWLYEGMAKAYANGAARLAISGDNPMLLSEQNPAKVARANKANSTAYKPALEKISNFDINWNIISYPNPSWAKQVFPGVSEDEAVRKLADAIFAASRVDVADPVAAWAEHNANLAKRSKWLNGERFSALHFTGPGTDVTIGLADGHEWHGGASMAKNGVTCNPNIPTEEVFTTPHALRVDGYVSSTKPLSHQGTLIDDIRVTFEGGRIVEAKASKGESVLNKVLDTDEGARRLGEVALVPHSSPISASGILFYNTLFDENASCHIALGQCYSKCFIDGASLSQDQIKAQGGNSSLIHIDWMIGSDKVDIDGVTADGAKVPVMRKGEWA
- a CDS encoding citrate synthase family protein, producing the protein MNVFWMTAEEALAKLGTKPQTLYANVSRGRIRAKPDPADPRRSRYHSDDVLRLAERHSGRRQADVVAAQAIRWGDPILSTSISKIAQGRLFYRGLESSDLSASATLEDIAKLLWQAPNADFSAGKAELQHLSRLAVAMRSLADRVTEDPPSIDRTPEALRAEAADVLSTVAAGLAPSPDQMPMHQRLATGWRRPEAAEPIRKSLVLAAEHELNVSAFAARVTASSGASLSAATLSGLVTLTGPRHGGAWLSVMDLVRQASLVGAREAVQRSMPFKGALRAFGHPLYPRGDPRAKVILSSFEMPAIYASLAIEGEDLLGEPPNIDFALAALAATFDLPDDAPLVIFALARTVGWLAHALEQVESGHMIRPRAHYSET
- a CDS encoding ArsC family reductase, producing the protein MATTIYGIKNCDTMKKARTWLETNGIENSFHDYKASGIDRQHLEAWCDAAGWETVLNRAGTTFKKLDDAQKNDLNREKAIELMMEQPSMIKRPVLEADGKITVGFKPDTYAALFNR
- a CDS encoding AbrB/MazE/SpoVT family DNA-binding domain-containing protein is translated as MSQPEKLTTTVSTKGQVILPKAIRQHRDWGAGTRLTVEETAEGVLLKRMPTFAPTRSADVFGMLPNDGAPKTLEDMDSAILAEARRSHDRD
- the guaA gene encoding glutamine-hydrolyzing GMP synthase; amino-acid sequence: MTQIAHPDSILIIDFGSQVTQLIARRVREAGVYCEIHPFQSADEAFQKLQPKGVIFSGGPASVTAEGSPRAPQAVFDAGIPILGICYGQQTLCTQLGGTVEGGHAAEFGRADIEIRQASPLFDGFWELGGRYPVWMSHGDRVTQLPVGFEVAATSENAPFAIAVNEERRYYTTMFHPEVVHTPDGAKLLSNFVHKIVGLKSDWTMAAYRAEMIRKIREQVGDGRVLCALSGGVDSSVAAILIHEAIGDQLTCVYVDHGLMRLAESEQVVGMFRDHYNIPLVHVDASDLFLTELAGVSDPEVKRKTIGRLFIETFEAEAAKIAADGKGAPAFLAQGTLYPDVIESVSFSGGPSVTIKSHHNVGGLPERMNMKLVEPLRELFKDEVRALGRELGLPESFIGRHPFPGPGLAIRCPGVVTREKLDILRKADAIYLDEIRKAGLYDTIWQAFAVLLPVQTVGVMGDYRTYDFVCALRAVTSVDGMTADFYPYDMNFLGRAATRIINEVKGINRVVYDVTSKPPGTIEWE
- the ybaK gene encoding Cys-tRNA(Pro) deacylase codes for the protein MSKTTRATQMLTKAGVSFTTVTYDYDPNADRIGLQAAEAIGEPPHIVLKTLMAEVDGKAVCVVVPSDREVSMKKLAATFGGKSANMMKPADAERATGYHVGGISPFGQKKLVPTAIEVQAMDHDYVYMNGGQRGLQIRVSPKDALAVLNAKAAALIAD